From a single Terriglobales bacterium genomic region:
- a CDS encoding ATP-dependent DNA helicase RecG codes for MLELHTPIQYVKGIGPRVSAILNEKGIYTVEDLLYYLPFRYEDRANPKSLAELKPGEMASIIAEVRSFHLYRTKNGIPIFELVVGQAMKTIVCTWFHGAYMKDRFKAGQMLALYGKVEEGWGRYAKARLQLMQPQVEVLGVSEDDPEDLLTERLENSVEIGRIVPVYEAIGKLNSRWFRNTMHRVLKELSQEIPDGIPAAVRDEMNLISRRQAFEQAHFPPVGESFAALENRSTPAHRRLIFEELFFLEVGLELKRRNFRRRTGISFELNECVREAIKRFLPFRPTAAQKKVLGEIAADMQTPVPMRRLLQGDVGSGKTLVALEAAMIAIENGYQAALMAPTEILATQHYLSARKLLEPHGYRVVLLTGSLEEDRKRSTRRHIAQGNAQLVIGTHALIEEKVEFSKLGLIVVDEQHRFGVLQRWRLMRKPTDVEPAAPGRVSDRTAQSQASKQSKSSTNGVASGFTSPDDPIPGSPAGAGVAAAGVKVTRSPDPTEPDVLVMTATPIPRTLALTLYGDLDSSILDELPPGRSPIVTRRVTDDRAPDVWDFVRKQAAQGRQTYVVYPVIESAADEDDVPFDVREAELGRNELKGPAAAPGRVLRREGRQAAQRPRQASLAGIAPPPKKSRSDRRLNLKSATAMYEELRKKIFADLRVGLLHGRLSSDEKEIVMARFQRGEIDVLVATTVIEVGVDVPNATVMVIEHAERFGLSQLHQLRGRIGRGAHKSYCVLMTGGKISPEGERRLEAMVKTQDGFEIAELDLELRGPGEFFGTKQAGAPSFRVANLIRDRKLLELARAEAHRIVTGEVGKISKTELNTVMSHLKTHWQRRYGLVEVG; via the coding sequence ATGCTAGAACTGCACACGCCAATCCAGTACGTGAAGGGCATCGGCCCGCGTGTGTCCGCCATTCTCAACGAAAAGGGCATCTACACGGTCGAGGATCTCCTCTACTACCTCCCTTTCCGTTACGAAGATCGCGCCAATCCTAAATCCCTCGCCGAACTCAAGCCCGGCGAGATGGCCAGCATCATCGCCGAGGTGCGCTCTTTCCACCTGTACCGGACCAAGAATGGCATTCCCATTTTTGAACTCGTCGTCGGTCAGGCAATGAAGACCATCGTCTGCACCTGGTTTCACGGCGCGTACATGAAGGACAGATTCAAAGCCGGTCAGATGCTCGCGCTCTACGGCAAAGTCGAAGAAGGCTGGGGCCGATACGCGAAAGCGCGGCTGCAGCTTATGCAGCCACAGGTGGAAGTACTCGGAGTCAGCGAAGACGATCCCGAAGACCTGCTGACCGAGCGACTGGAGAACTCAGTCGAAATCGGTCGGATTGTTCCCGTTTACGAAGCGATCGGCAAGCTGAATTCGCGCTGGTTTCGCAACACCATGCATCGTGTACTGAAAGAACTCTCGCAGGAGATTCCCGACGGTATCCCGGCCGCAGTCCGCGATGAGATGAATCTCATCAGCCGCCGTCAGGCATTCGAGCAAGCCCACTTCCCTCCTGTAGGAGAGAGCTTCGCCGCGCTCGAGAACCGCAGCACACCCGCGCATCGACGCCTCATCTTCGAGGAACTGTTTTTTCTCGAAGTCGGCCTGGAACTCAAACGCCGCAACTTCCGGCGACGCACCGGGATCAGCTTCGAGCTAAACGAGTGCGTGCGCGAAGCCATCAAGCGATTTCTTCCGTTCCGCCCAACGGCAGCGCAGAAGAAAGTTCTGGGAGAGATCGCCGCCGACATGCAAACGCCGGTTCCGATGCGCCGCCTGCTGCAAGGAGATGTGGGATCGGGAAAAACCCTCGTCGCCCTCGAAGCAGCCATGATCGCCATCGAGAACGGATATCAAGCCGCGCTCATGGCGCCCACGGAAATTCTCGCGACGCAGCACTATCTTTCCGCGCGCAAGCTGCTCGAACCGCATGGCTACCGAGTAGTGCTCCTCACCGGCTCACTCGAAGAAGACCGCAAGCGATCAACTCGCCGCCACATAGCTCAAGGCAACGCGCAACTCGTGATCGGCACGCACGCGCTGATCGAAGAGAAGGTCGAGTTTTCCAAATTGGGACTCATCGTAGTCGATGAGCAGCACCGCTTCGGAGTCCTCCAGCGCTGGCGCCTAATGCGCAAACCAACCGACGTGGAGCCGGCCGCCCCCGGCCGGGTGTCTGATAGGACTGCCCAGAGTCAAGCCTCAAAGCAATCAAAGAGCAGCACCAATGGCGTTGCTTCGGGTTTTACATCACCCGATGACCCGATCCCGGGGTCCCCAGCAGGCGCCGGTGTTGCGGCTGCTGGGGTGAAGGTCACCCGATCACCCGATCCGACTGAGCCCGACGTTCTGGTGATGACTGCCACCCCGATCCCGCGCACTCTCGCCCTCACTCTCTACGGCGATCTCGATTCGAGCATTCTCGACGAGCTGCCACCCGGACGCTCTCCGATCGTGACACGCCGCGTAACCGACGATCGTGCGCCCGACGTTTGGGATTTTGTCCGCAAGCAAGCAGCGCAAGGACGGCAGACGTACGTCGTCTATCCAGTAATCGAGAGCGCAGCCGACGAAGACGACGTTCCGTTCGACGTGCGCGAAGCCGAATTAGGACGAAATGAACTAAAAGGACCGGCGGCCGCCCCCGGCCGGGTTCTTCGCCGCGAAGGCCGGCAAGCTGCGCAACGCCCAAGACAAGCATCTCTCGCCGGCATCGCTCCACCTCCGAAGAAGTCCCGCTCCGACCGGAGGCTGAACCTGAAATCTGCGACTGCGATGTACGAGGAGCTGCGCAAGAAGATATTCGCTGACCTGCGCGTCGGCTTGCTCCATGGCCGCCTCTCGTCAGATGAAAAAGAAATCGTCATGGCCCGCTTCCAACGCGGAGAAATTGACGTGCTGGTCGCGACCACAGTGATTGAAGTCGGCGTCGATGTGCCCAACGCCACGGTGATGGTCATCGAACATGCCGAGCGCTTCGGACTCTCGCAGCTCCACCAACTTCGCGGACGCATCGGACGCGGCGCGCACAAGTCTTACTGCGTGCTCATGACCGGCGGCAAGATTTCTCCCGAAGGTGAACGCCGCCTGGAAGCGATGGTAAAGACGCAAGACGGATTCGAGATCGCCGAACTCGATCTCGAACTGCGTGGACCTGGAGAGTTCTTCGGCACCAAGCAAGCAGGCGCTCCAAGCTTCCGCGTCGCCAACTTAATCCGTGATCGCAAGCTGCTCGAACTCGCCCGAGCCGAAGCTCACCGCATTGTCACAGGCGAAGTCGGCAAGATTTCCAAAACGGAACTCAACACCGTGATGAGCCACCTGAAAACTCACTGGCAGAGACGTTATGGACTCGTTGAAGTTGGATAA
- a CDS encoding fumarylacetoacetate hydrolase family protein, with protein sequence MRYCKFPSSDGPQYGEVEVQNGEYVITRRIPPPEEEHACLFHEAEMQPTPLSEAHLLPPVNPSKIVCVGRNYREHAKELGNEVPADILIFLKPPSSLLAPEGKIVMPKMSQRVDYEGELAVVIGKKCRHATENEALSFVRGYTCANDVTARDLQKSDGQWTRGKGFDTFCPVGPFVSDEVRPEALDLQTRVNGEVRQKGNTRDFIFSLPSVIRYISSVMTLLPGDLILTGTPAGVGPLKADDRVEVSISGLGTLTNFTVTEGQWTSSEIREMVTQPQVFRGQ encoded by the coding sequence ATGCGCTACTGCAAATTCCCCAGCTCTGACGGCCCGCAGTACGGGGAAGTTGAGGTTCAGAACGGCGAGTATGTAATTACTCGCCGCATTCCTCCGCCGGAAGAAGAGCACGCCTGCTTGTTTCACGAAGCCGAGATGCAGCCGACTCCACTTAGCGAAGCCCATCTGCTGCCGCCGGTGAATCCATCGAAGATCGTTTGCGTGGGTCGCAATTATCGCGAGCACGCCAAGGAACTTGGCAACGAAGTTCCTGCGGACATTCTGATCTTCCTCAAGCCGCCTTCGTCGCTGCTTGCTCCGGAAGGCAAGATCGTGATGCCCAAGATGTCGCAGCGCGTGGACTATGAAGGCGAGCTGGCGGTCGTGATTGGCAAGAAATGCCGCCATGCCACTGAGAACGAAGCGTTATCGTTTGTGCGCGGATACACCTGCGCCAATGATGTTACCGCGCGCGATCTGCAAAAGAGTGATGGTCAGTGGACGCGCGGCAAGGGCTTTGATACCTTCTGTCCGGTTGGTCCCTTTGTCAGTGATGAGGTTCGCCCGGAGGCTCTCGATCTGCAAACGCGTGTAAACGGCGAAGTGCGCCAAAAAGGGAACACGCGCGACTTCATCTTCTCTCTGCCCTCAGTGATCCGCTACATCAGCAGCGTGATGACGCTGCTTCCCGGCGATCTCATTCTCACTGGAACTCCGGCTGGGGTCGGACCGCTGAAAGCCGACGATCGCGTCGAGGTGAGCATCTCCGGCCTGGGGACACTCACCAATTTCACTGTGACCGAAGGGCAGTGGACATCATCTGAAATAAGAGAGATGGTCACGCAGCCGCAAGTATTTAGAGGACAATAG
- a CDS encoding (2Fe-2S)-binding protein, with the protein MSDQEDVKGPGISRRSFLKISALTTSAPLVLGPTVLEVEGQEVHVYGPGKTPVTLNVNGRRLSANLEPRVTLLDALREKFEVTGPKRVCDRGLCGACTVMMDNKAVYACSVLAIDAQGKQIVTTDGLAPEGKLHPVSAAFVDNDAQQCGFCTPGFVMATKAFLDKHPNATKEDLHRGLGGNFCRCGTYAGIKGAVAQLSGGGQQKGGA; encoded by the coding sequence ATGAGTGATCAGGAAGATGTCAAAGGTCCAGGAATTTCTCGACGCAGTTTCCTGAAGATCTCCGCTCTAACCACCTCTGCTCCGCTGGTCCTTGGTCCTACCGTCCTGGAAGTTGAAGGTCAGGAAGTTCACGTCTATGGCCCCGGCAAAACTCCAGTCACGCTGAACGTCAACGGCAGGCGCCTCAGTGCCAATTTGGAACCGCGTGTTACCTTGCTCGACGCTCTGCGCGAGAAGTTCGAGGTCACCGGACCGAAGCGGGTCTGCGATCGCGGCCTCTGCGGCGCCTGTACGGTGATGATGGACAACAAGGCCGTCTACGCCTGTTCGGTGCTGGCCATTGATGCGCAAGGCAAGCAGATCGTCACTACCGACGGACTCGCGCCTGAAGGCAAGCTGCATCCAGTGTCGGCCGCGTTCGTCGATAACGACGCGCAACAATGCGGCTTCTGCACTCCGGGATTTGTGATGGCGACCAAAGCCTTCCTTGATAAGCATCCGAACGCCACGAAAGAAGATCTCCATCGCGGGCTCGGCGGCAACTTCTGTCGGTGCGGAACTTACGCGGGGATCAAAGGCGCTGTTGCACAACTCTCGGGCGGCGGTCAGCAGAAAGGAGGCGCATAG
- a CDS encoding xanthine dehydrogenase family protein molybdopterin-binding subunit, with product MATDYKWPAADQRTVIGKRMNRVDGPVKSSGRAKYTYDLVRPNMLYAHGVKCPYAHAKVTKIDTSAAEKMPGVVAVLPINDVGKEIFWAGTDVVAVAAVDEPTARDAVRAIKVEYEQLPHLVLDEKEPDLSEAEKSEWYKVALKETSGDPTSAFQQSEVVHEGYYGTPVITHCCLETHGSISEWPDSDHLFVHISTQNVPGIAEQLGKAIDFPASNIHVHQDHVGGGFGSKLGLDPWGVASAQLSKKAGGKPVKMMLDRKPELETAGCRPSARARVKVGAKKDGTLLAWESYSWGTGGVGGGGSPPIPYVWKVPNQQKQHVNVVNNIGPSRAWRAPNHPQACVLTMCPLDDLAAKLNMDTFDFVKKNIDLLDPRSKIYSEELDVADKLMGWKARWHPRGDKTAGPVKQGLGLALHTWGGRGHNSNTDLTIHPDGSVEVKMGTQDIGTGTRTSILQVVSDTLGIPMDQINLLIGDNQYPRDSASGGSSTIGGVSSANFRAATDAKNQLFAKVAPALNAQPGDLEAADGRVRVASDHNRSLSWKEACAKLGATSITAHGTNPGEGDLTNSGVGGVQMADVSVDTETGIVKINKMVGVQDCGLVISPKQAESQVLGAMIMGISYSLYEEKVMDQTTGTMLNSNMDMYRLAGLGDVGELVVHLMSGPGYDERGVIGIGEPPTVSPGAAISNAVANAIGVRVPFLPLTPERVLEALEKAESEGAKA from the coding sequence ATGGCAACCGACTACAAATGGCCTGCAGCAGATCAACGCACAGTAATCGGCAAACGCATGAACCGTGTCGATGGCCCGGTGAAATCCTCCGGACGCGCGAAGTACACCTATGACCTTGTGCGTCCCAACATGCTCTATGCGCACGGTGTGAAGTGCCCATACGCTCATGCCAAGGTCACTAAGATTGATACCAGCGCCGCCGAGAAGATGCCCGGCGTAGTTGCAGTACTGCCGATCAACGATGTCGGCAAAGAGATCTTCTGGGCTGGAACCGACGTGGTCGCCGTCGCTGCAGTCGATGAGCCCACCGCTCGCGACGCAGTGCGCGCTATCAAAGTTGAGTACGAGCAGCTTCCCCACTTGGTACTCGACGAAAAGGAACCCGATCTCAGCGAAGCCGAGAAGAGCGAGTGGTACAAAGTCGCGCTGAAAGAAACCAGCGGCGATCCGACCAGCGCGTTCCAGCAATCGGAAGTAGTTCACGAGGGCTACTACGGAACTCCTGTAATCACGCACTGCTGCCTGGAGACACACGGCAGCATCTCCGAGTGGCCTGACTCAGACCACCTCTTCGTGCACATCTCCACCCAGAATGTGCCCGGCATCGCCGAACAGCTTGGCAAGGCCATCGACTTCCCTGCTTCGAACATTCATGTTCATCAGGATCACGTCGGCGGCGGCTTTGGCAGCAAGCTCGGCCTTGATCCCTGGGGAGTGGCGTCCGCGCAGCTTTCGAAGAAAGCCGGCGGCAAGCCGGTAAAAATGATGCTCGACCGTAAGCCAGAACTTGAGACGGCCGGCTGTCGTCCGTCGGCTCGGGCGCGAGTGAAAGTCGGCGCCAAGAAAGACGGCACGCTGCTCGCGTGGGAATCCTATTCCTGGGGTACGGGCGGCGTCGGTGGTGGCGGTTCTCCGCCGATTCCGTACGTGTGGAAGGTTCCGAATCAGCAGAAGCAGCACGTAAATGTCGTCAACAACATCGGCCCATCGCGCGCTTGGCGCGCGCCGAACCATCCGCAGGCGTGCGTCCTCACTATGTGCCCGCTGGATGATCTTGCTGCGAAGTTAAATATGGACACCTTCGACTTCGTGAAGAAGAACATCGACTTGCTCGATCCGCGTTCGAAGATTTATTCGGAAGAGCTCGATGTCGCGGACAAGTTGATGGGCTGGAAGGCGCGCTGGCATCCTCGCGGAGACAAGACCGCCGGACCGGTGAAGCAGGGACTCGGTCTCGCGCTGCACACATGGGGTGGACGCGGACATAACAGCAACACCGATCTAACCATCCATCCGGATGGATCGGTCGAAGTCAAAATGGGAACGCAGGACATCGGCACCGGCACGCGCACGTCGATTCTGCAGGTCGTCTCCGACACGCTCGGCATTCCCATGGACCAGATCAATCTGCTGATCGGCGACAACCAGTATCCGCGCGACAGCGCCTCTGGCGGCAGTAGCACGATTGGCGGCGTAAGTTCTGCCAATTTCCGCGCCGCAACCGACGCAAAGAACCAACTTTTCGCCAAAGTCGCTCCCGCCCTGAATGCTCAACCTGGCGATCTCGAAGCCGCCGATGGACGTGTTCGAGTAGCCAGCGATCACAACCGCAGCCTGAGCTGGAAAGAAGCCTGTGCCAAATTGGGAGCGACTTCGATCACCGCTCACGGCACCAATCCCGGCGAGGGCGATCTGACCAACAGCGGCGTGGGAGGCGTGCAGATGGCCGACGTCTCCGTCGATACCGAAACGGGAATCGTCAAAATCAACAAGATGGTCGGCGTGCAGGACTGCGGCCTGGTGATCAGCCCGAAGCAGGCGGAAAGCCAGGTGCTCGGCGCCATGATCATGGGCATCAGCTACTCGCTTTACGAAGAGAAGGTCATGGACCAGACCACGGGCACGATGCTGAACTCAAACATGGATATGTACCGCCTGGCCGGCCTGGGTGATGTCGGTGAGTTGGTCGTCCACTTAATGAGCGGCCCCGGCTACGACGAGCGTGGCGTGATCGGCATCGGCGAGCCTCCGACGGTATCGCCGGGCGCTGCCATCTCGAATGCAGTGGCCAACGCCATCGGAGTCCGTGTGCCATTTCTGCCGCTCACTCCGGAGCGCGTGCTGGAGGCACTGGAGAAAGCCGAGTCCGAAGGAGCTAAAGCATGA
- a CDS encoding ABC transporter permease, giving the protein MRVLTWFTQDLRYGLRGLRKEMSFAALAVLALALGIGASTVIFSVIDNVLIEPFPYRAPDQLTKFFVHDPAHPEQAGRAEFSVPEYTAIKEQNHVFEDLIASTGLDVLYTDKEGTKQFRGIATTTNTFDFLGIKPILGRTMIADDGRDGAPSVALMSYRAWQREFSGDPSVVGRVLTLNATPTAVIGIMPPRFLFSDGDFWLPLKFARFDKDAQGRIYTLGRIKQGVTRETVARDLEAIERPLAKDYPQLFPAHFTITTATLADRIVGQYRGMLYMLLGAVTMLLLIACSNVANLLLARTTAREREIAIRASMGASRTRIVAQLMVESFILAALGCAAGWLFAYGGIKGVIAAVPPYLLPSEAVVTLNVRVLLFALAITALTTILCGLAPALHSVRGGLHTHLKSSGTGSGAGSSHSRWRSSLAVAQVAMTIVLMVGAGLMMRSLFAVYHIDLGFAPDHILSVRTPLPVGSEHSAEKKKIFFRQILARISALPGVVSATETTTIPPFGGLRTAFTVPGKAIPQNQWGYFQLCTEGYFRTVGIRLRSGRLLSENDIEAGRHVAVVNQTLAKDFFADQDPVGKSIKFSLLDIADQSLKDTYFEIIGTVADLKNVGLEGTQPEAFLPYTITGAFGRGILVRTAVEPMSLLDSVRREIWSVDRGVALVMPGTVERYLNEWGYSRPRFDFILFGLFATIGLILAAIGIFSVLAYSVTLQTREIGIRMALGAQQGAVLRMVVKKGLALIAIGIVIGEIASLTLTRFVRSELWYVSPRDPATFGAVLVVLIIVGIGACILPAHRATQVDPLVALRHE; this is encoded by the coding sequence ATGAGAGTTCTCACCTGGTTCACTCAAGACCTGCGATACGGACTGCGAGGGTTGCGCAAAGAGATGAGCTTTGCGGCGCTGGCCGTCCTCGCACTTGCTCTGGGTATCGGGGCGAGCACGGTCATTTTCAGCGTGATCGACAACGTCCTGATCGAGCCATTCCCATACCGGGCTCCGGATCAGCTTACAAAATTCTTTGTCCACGATCCGGCACATCCGGAACAGGCAGGGCGCGCCGAGTTCTCAGTGCCCGAGTACACGGCGATCAAAGAGCAGAATCATGTCTTCGAGGATCTGATCGCGAGCACCGGATTGGACGTGCTTTATACCGATAAGGAAGGCACCAAACAATTTCGTGGAATCGCTACGACCACCAACACTTTCGACTTCCTCGGCATAAAGCCAATCCTCGGCCGGACGATGATCGCAGATGATGGCCGCGATGGCGCGCCTTCCGTTGCACTGATGAGCTACCGCGCATGGCAGCGGGAATTCAGCGGCGACCCGAGCGTCGTTGGAAGAGTTCTGACTTTGAATGCAACACCGACCGCAGTGATCGGAATCATGCCACCCCGGTTTCTGTTTTCCGACGGGGATTTCTGGCTGCCGCTGAAGTTCGCGCGCTTCGACAAGGACGCGCAAGGTCGAATCTACACGCTTGGTCGTATTAAGCAGGGCGTCACTCGGGAGACAGTCGCGCGTGATCTTGAGGCCATTGAGAGGCCGCTGGCGAAAGACTATCCGCAACTCTTCCCGGCGCACTTCACCATTACGACCGCCACGTTGGCCGATCGTATCGTCGGCCAGTACCGCGGCATGCTCTACATGCTGTTGGGGGCAGTAACCATGCTGCTGCTGATTGCGTGCAGCAACGTTGCCAATCTTTTGCTCGCTCGAACCACTGCGCGGGAGCGAGAGATTGCAATTCGCGCGTCAATGGGCGCGAGCCGCACCCGGATTGTGGCGCAGCTCATGGTCGAGAGTTTTATCCTCGCCGCACTCGGATGTGCTGCAGGATGGCTGTTTGCTTATGGCGGAATCAAGGGCGTGATTGCCGCAGTGCCGCCGTATCTGCTTCCTTCTGAAGCCGTTGTAACACTGAATGTTCGCGTGCTGTTGTTTGCTCTCGCCATCACGGCGCTCACGACGATTCTATGCGGATTGGCTCCCGCTCTGCATTCCGTGCGCGGCGGATTGCACACTCATCTGAAGAGTTCCGGAACGGGAAGTGGCGCGGGATCGAGTCACAGCCGATGGCGCTCGAGCCTGGCTGTCGCACAGGTTGCGATGACGATTGTCCTGATGGTCGGCGCAGGATTGATGATGCGCAGTCTGTTTGCCGTTTATCATATCGACCTCGGGTTTGCTCCCGATCACATCCTCAGCGTGCGCACTCCGCTGCCGGTCGGCAGTGAGCATAGCGCCGAAAAGAAAAAAATTTTCTTCCGCCAGATTCTCGCCCGGATTAGTGCTCTACCCGGTGTGGTGTCTGCCACGGAAACCACTACGATTCCGCCATTCGGCGGCCTGCGCACAGCATTCACCGTACCGGGCAAGGCTATTCCGCAGAACCAGTGGGGCTACTTCCAACTCTGCACCGAGGGCTATTTTCGGACAGTAGGCATTCGCTTGCGAAGCGGACGTCTACTTTCGGAGAACGATATTGAAGCGGGCCGCCACGTGGCCGTGGTAAATCAAACTCTGGCAAAGGATTTTTTTGCTGACCAGGACCCAGTTGGCAAATCAATTAAGTTCAGCCTTCTCGACATTGCCGACCAGTCGCTTAAAGACACGTACTTCGAAATCATCGGCACGGTTGCGGACCTGAAGAATGTTGGGTTGGAAGGTACCCAGCCTGAGGCGTTCCTGCCCTACACAATTACCGGGGCATTTGGGCGTGGGATTCTGGTTCGCACTGCGGTGGAACCGATGTCGTTGCTGGACAGCGTTCGCCGCGAAATCTGGTCGGTCGATCGCGGGGTGGCTCTAGTGATGCCAGGTACCGTCGAGAGGTATCTGAATGAGTGGGGTTATTCGCGGCCGCGGTTTGACTTCATTTTATTCGGGCTATTTGCGACCATCGGTTTGATATTGGCTGCGATCGGCATCTTCAGCGTGCTTGCTTATTCCGTAACCCTGCAAACCCGCGAAATTGGAATTCGCATGGCGCTCGGCGCACAACAGGGCGCGGTGTTGAGAATGGTCGTTAAGAAAGGTCTGGCTTTGATCGCGATCGGAATCGTAATTGGGGAAATTGCCAGCCTGACTTTGACCCGATTCGTTCGCAGTGAACTCTGGTACGTTTCACCTCGCGATCCGGCGACCTTTGGTGCGGTGCTCGTGGTACTCATCATAGTTGGGATCGGCGCGTGCATTCTTCCGGCACATCGTGCAACGCAAGTAGATCCTCTCGTCGCTTTGCGGCACGAATGA
- a CDS encoding NCS1 family nucleobase:cation symporter-1, which translates to MTNLKVMATTPQQSRATSIETSPLYNRDLAPVEPAGRTWSTYNYAALWVSMSVNILTYMLAASLIQGGMDWKQAVLTVFLGNTIVLAPMLLNSHPGAKYGIPFPVLARASFGLLGANVAAVLRALVACGWFGIQSWIGGEAINTLLATLWPAWSKNTHGVAICFMIFWAINLIVVLKGIEYIRFLQGMSAPILLGVGLLLLGWAYTSAGGFGPMLSAPSKFQNSSEFLKFLIPALNGTVGFWATVSLNIPDFTRFARDQRGQIIGQAVALPTTMTLYSFIGVAVTSATVVIYGSAIWDPVQLLSRFHSPVAVVISLLAILLATLNVNIGANVVSPANDFSNLWPKKISFKLGGLITCFMGIAMMPWKLLANHRTFIFGWLGGYAAVLGPVAGIMICDYFLIRRKVLAVNGLYLRGSEYEYAAGFNWKAIAALAIGTGIALIGLVIPSVRFLYDYSWFVGFAVAFITYLLLMETQTKRG; encoded by the coding sequence ATGACAAACCTGAAAGTCATGGCCACGACCCCACAGCAAAGCCGCGCAACCAGCATCGAAACCAGCCCGCTCTACAACCGCGACCTCGCTCCGGTCGAGCCTGCGGGGAGAACGTGGTCCACCTACAACTACGCCGCGCTGTGGGTCTCGATGTCGGTGAACATCCTCACCTACATGCTTGCCGCAAGCCTTATCCAGGGCGGCATGGACTGGAAGCAGGCGGTGCTTACCGTGTTTCTCGGCAACACCATCGTGCTGGCGCCGATGCTGCTCAACTCTCATCCCGGCGCCAAATATGGAATTCCCTTTCCGGTACTCGCTCGCGCATCGTTCGGACTGCTGGGCGCGAATGTTGCAGCCGTGCTGAGAGCGCTGGTCGCCTGCGGATGGTTTGGAATTCAAAGCTGGATCGGCGGCGAGGCGATCAACACCCTTCTTGCGACACTCTGGCCGGCATGGTCGAAGAACACGCATGGCGTGGCGATCTGTTTCATGATCTTCTGGGCGATCAATCTCATTGTGGTCCTCAAAGGCATCGAGTACATCCGCTTTCTGCAAGGCATGAGCGCGCCGATCCTGCTCGGCGTCGGCTTACTCCTACTGGGATGGGCATACACATCGGCCGGCGGATTCGGCCCGATGCTCTCCGCGCCATCGAAGTTCCAAAACAGCTCAGAATTTCTTAAGTTCCTGATCCCAGCCCTGAACGGCACAGTCGGATTCTGGGCCACAGTCTCACTGAACATTCCGGACTTCACGCGTTTCGCCCGCGATCAGCGCGGACAGATCATCGGCCAGGCCGTCGCTCTGCCCACGACAATGACGCTGTATTCGTTCATCGGCGTCGCAGTCACTTCCGCGACAGTCGTCATCTATGGCTCGGCAATCTGGGATCCGGTCCAACTGCTGAGCCGATTCCATTCGCCTGTTGCGGTCGTCATCTCGCTGCTGGCGATCTTGCTTGCCACACTCAACGTGAACATCGGCGCGAACGTAGTCTCACCGGCGAATGACTTCTCCAATCTTTGGCCAAAGAAAATCTCGTTCAAGCTCGGCGGCCTGATCACCTGCTTCATGGGCATCGCCATGATGCCGTGGAAGCTGCTGGCGAATCACCGCACCTTCATCTTCGGATGGCTCGGCGGATACGCCGCCGTACTCGGTCCCGTTGCAGGAATCATGATCTGCGACTACTTCCTCATTCGCCGCAAAGTTCTCGCCGTAAACGGCCTCTATCTGCGCGGCTCGGAATATGAGTACGCGGCAGGTTTCAATTGGAAAGCGATTGCCGCGCTCGCGATCGGAACCGGCATAGCTCTGATCGGCCTCGTGATCCCGTCTGTGCGATTCCTGTACGACTATTCCTGGTTCGTAGGCTTCGCCGTAGCGTTTATAACGTATCTGCTGCTAATGGAGACACAAACCAAGCGCGGCTGA
- the fsa gene encoding fructose-6-phosphate aldolase gives MKFFLDTANVKEIREGQAMGVLDGVTTNPSLVAKEGKPFKETVIEICNIVNGPVSVEVTATDLEGMLEQGRAYAKWHRNAIVKLPTTIEGVKGCKTLSSEGIKINMTLCFSPTQALLVAKAGASYVSPFVGRLDDISTNGMTLVREIVQIYKNYGYTTQVLAASLRHPMHVVEAALAGAHVGTMPFKVLEMMFHHPLTDVGLEKFAKDWEKANLKDLQKAMG, from the coding sequence ATGAAATTCTTCCTTGATACCGCAAACGTGAAAGAAATCCGCGAAGGACAGGCGATGGGAGTGCTCGACGGAGTCACCACCAATCCTTCGCTCGTGGCGAAAGAAGGCAAGCCGTTCAAGGAAACGGTAATCGAAATCTGCAATATCGTGAATGGGCCGGTGAGCGTTGAGGTCACAGCCACCGATCTCGAAGGCATGCTGGAGCAGGGGCGCGCCTACGCGAAATGGCATCGCAATGCGATCGTGAAGCTGCCCACAACGATTGAAGGCGTAAAGGGCTGCAAGACGCTCAGCAGCGAAGGCATAAAGATCAACATGACGCTCTGCTTCTCGCCAACCCAGGCGCTACTGGTCGCAAAAGCCGGAGCTAGCTATGTGAGTCCGTTCGTCGGTCGACTCGACGACATTAGCACCAATGGCATGACGCTGGTGCGCGAGATCGTGCAGATTTACAAGAACTACGGTTATACAACGCAGGTGCTGGCCGCATCGCTGCGTCATCCCATGCACGTGGTCGAAGCGGCGCTCGCCGGAGCGCATGTGGGGACCATGCCGTTCAAGGTGCTGGAAATGATGTTCCACCATCCGCTGACGGACGTCGGCCTGGAGAAGTTCGCGAAAGATTGGGAGAAGGCGAACCTGAAGGATTTGCAAAAGGCGATGGGGTAA